The Malus domestica chromosome 06, GDT2T_hap1 genome has a segment encoding these proteins:
- the LOC103436799 gene encoding F-box/kelch-repeat protein SKIP25: MAMSEAKTSISPSERKKLSQNDDQHHPLLPGLPDSIALLSLSLVHPSVLFSVCTSWRRLIYSSSFPPFLSLYALFSSSASATSNSIHFYRFDPISSDWHPLPPTPPDPPLRLVLRHPSFTSRNFPIQSVSASGNLILLAATTHNFLHALPRPLVFDPVTRNWTFGPPFTTPRRWCVVGVLSGVVYMASGIGSHFSMDVARSVEKWDLSKWKKYQVNSNGWEKVSGLRDGRFSRDAIDAVGWRGKLCMVNVKGHAAKEGAVYDAEKDTWQDMPEGMIIGWRGPVAAMDEDVMYVVDEANGALRKYDPNKDVWEEIFESERLRGADQIAAGGGRVCVVCGGEIFVVDVSAATPRLWAVQTPSGLEALAIHILPRMSNAD; this comes from the coding sequence ATGGCAATGTCAGAGGCAAAGACTTCCATATCTCCctcagaaagaaagaaactgaGTCAAAACGACGACCAACATCACCCCCTCCTGCCTGGTCTGCCGGACAGCATAGCCCtactctccctctccctcgtCCATCCTTCTGTTTTGTTCTCCGTTTGCACCTCATGGCGCCGCCTTATCTACTCCTCCTCCTTccctccttttctctctctctacgcCCTCTTCTCCTCCTCAGCTTCCGCCACCTCTAATTCCATTCATTTCTACAGATTTGACCCGATCTCCTCCGACTGGCATCCCCTCCCCCCAACCCCTCCCGACCCGCCTCTCCGCCTCGTCCTTCGCCACCCCTCTTTCACATCCCGCAACTTCCCCATCCAATCCGTCTCCGCATCCGGCAACCTAATCCTCCTCGCAGCCACCACCCATAACTTTCTCCACGCTCTCCCTCGCCCTCTGGTCTTCGACCCAGTTACCAGAAACTGGACCTTCGGTCCCCCATTCACCACGCCACGCCGCTGGTGTGTGGTCGGAGTGCTAAGTGGAGTGGTCTACATGGCGAGTGGAATCGGGTCCCATTTCTCTATGGATGTTGCGCGTTCAGTAGAGAAGTGGGACTTAAGCAAATGGAAAAAGTATCAAGTTAATTCGAATGGTTGGGAGAAAGTGAGCGGGCTTCGAGATGGGAGATTCAGCAGAGATGCGATCGACGCTGTGGGATGGAGAGGAAAGCTCTGCATGGTCAATGTTAAGGGACACGCTGCAAAAGAGGGAGCTGTCTACGATGCGGAGAAGGACACGTGGCAAGACATGCCGGAAGGGATGATTATTGGGTGGAGAGGACCGGTGGCAGCCATGGACGAGGACGTGATGTACGTGGTGGACGAGGCCAACGGTGCTTTGAGAAAATACGATCCCAACAAGGATGTGTGGGAAGAGATATTCGAGTCCGAGAGGCTGAGAGGAGCTGATCAGATCGCTGCCGGAGGTGGACGAGTTTGCGTTGTTTGTGGTGGTGAGATATTTGTGGTGGACGTGTCGGCGGCGACGCCGAGGCTTTGGGCTGTACAAACGCCTTCGGGGCTAGAGGCGCTGGCGATTCATATCTTGCCGAGAATGAGCAATGCGGATTga